A region of the Scatophagus argus isolate fScaArg1 chromosome 14, fScaArg1.pri, whole genome shotgun sequence genome:
TACGTCAGGCATGTGGAGCTCCTGGGCTTCGAGAAGCGTCTCTTCCCCAGTCAGCACTACGTGAGGCTCAAAACATTTACTctacaaacacagactgaaatgttCAAATTTAGAGAAATTCTTTTTGAAATAACCCACAGCTCTTTATGAGTCTGAAGCagagtgtgcgtctgtgcagGTCTACATGCTGATGGTGAAGTGGAGCGACCTGTCGGAGAAGCTGATCTACAGGACGTATCCTGAGATCCACACCTTCCATGTGAGTTCCTCTGCTGGTTTGTGCTGCTCAGGGGCTTAAAACACGTCAGTCTGACCTGATTCATAATCTGCTTTCTACAACCAAAGTGCAGATTCTGcgttcagaaatgttttgtgttttggcGACAGAAATCCCTGAAGGAGATGTTTCCCATCGAGGCCGGTCAAATAGAAAAGAAGGACAGAATCATCCCTTCACTACCAGGTGAACAAACGTTCTCCATACTTTGCTGTTTGTATGTCTGTCAGTGTGGTTAGTCAGTTGTTCTAACAAGCTGCAGAATCTTACTTAAAGTTAACTCAGATCAGTGTGAAGCAGAAGAGGCGTTTTAAAGCTGTCTGCATGCTGCTCCCTCAGGAAGCACCTGGGCTCAACATGTGTGTGAATccacttctcttttcttgtgcTGAAGCCACTGAGCAAACTACCTGAAATCAGAACGTCTACATGTGCTGCGAGCAGCCCACGCATATCACCGAAATAGTGATGAAATTTAATCATCACGACTCCTGAAGGCACAAAATTCTACACGCTGAACCTTTAATCttcacacaaactgaaatgtagGGAGACAGACTGTCTGAGCGCCGAGTGAGGCCTTCAGGTTCAGTATCATCATGTCTGGGTGGAGACTCAAACACATGAACTGGGTGGGTGGATGCGCTGCAAGggtttctgtctgctgtgtgggCAGCATGAAAACTAAACTCTGTTACTTTTCCCAGTTTTGTCTTCAGGCTTTTGGgggtgtttttatttatttattctctgcTTCGGCCTTTCCAAATTGTTGTAACGGCCCAacattttttcactgaaaaaccTCAAATTTTCTTGATCAAACACGCGCACCCTCCACAAACTGAGACACTGGACACTGCAATGACCATCAGTCCacccatttccagtctttatgctaagctaagctaagcgcTTCCTGACTCCAGCCGTTGAACACACAAGCCAAAACACATGGTGTTGAACTGAGAAGTGTCATTCTTGTGTCCGTCttgtgctttcagttttctgtgGCCAGGAGCCATGACAGGAGCACTAAGATAGAGCAGGGTTTTACCAGACGattttctgttcctgttcagATGTTCAGGCCGGTTTTCATGAAAACAGAACTGCACACATTCCTCTTGTGAAACCctaattacaaaacaaaacttgttgCAAAttagagaaagagaagcagagacgAAACCTCATCCTGACGCAACAGAAGCCTCCCCTTCGGAAACTTCCACCTGCTCAAAGTCACGTACTGCCTCGGAGTACCGAGCAGAGGAACCCTGACGAGCCCTGCACATCAACAGggcatcaaaacacacagaaacacacattttaccAAACGGTTTGTGAAAACATTCATCAAACTAACTGCACTTATCACACAGACGTACCATGTGGGGTGGAAGTGGGCCTTCAGGGCACTCGGGTAAACCTCAAACTGTACTTCACTATTCAGCTTGTGTAAATTGTGCTTCATTACGTTCATCACCGTTTATTCTAAACTTTGACAGAaggatttttacttttactgcaAATACACATCTGTTCCAAATATCGGTCATCGATTGATCGCTAATGATCTTTCCTGACGCTCCCGTCATCACACCCCTCGTCTGCATGTTCACACTCGGGTGTGTCTTTCACCCGTGACTGAGCTCCAGCTGACGTGGTGTCTTGTGTCCTCAGCGCCGCGGTGGTTGGACAGCCAGAAGTCCACAGAGACCAGGCAGAGCACGTTGGCGGAGTACTGCCACTCGCTGGTCAACCTGCCGCCTCACATCTCCCGCTGCAAACACCTGGCCAGCTTCTTCAAGGTGCGACCAGAGGACGAAAACCCACCGGCCCCAAACACGTCagtacctcacacacacacacacgcacacgtctGCTCACACTGTTGCATCGTAGAAGTGAAATGGACAATGCGTCgctttaaaatgaacaagtcAAACAGTGAAGATGACATGTTGGCATgtggaacaaatgaaaaatgtcctcCTCAGACTGAAAAGGAACGAGACGTTCGTGGTGTCCAGGGAGTTGGCCAGAGGCAACGCGTCTGGTGAGTCTTTGTCAAACAAATCGATTGTTAACGACCTTTGGAGATGAATACTGAAGAGAAGAGAGCGGCTTCTGAAGGTTTGGCTTTGCATATCCGTTATCTGTTTGCTGGAGTATTTAAGCAAGCAGGTTTGTGTGtcaacaaatacacaatattttaaaagacGAGTAGATTTTGCTTTCAGTTGTAAAGACGTGACTTTGATTCTGCAAAGGGCTATTAGATTAGTTTTGTGTGAACATCGCAGGTGTTTCCTGGAGTTAAAGGAGATGATTGTGTTTGACCTCTCAGAGATTTCCGGCCCCATCATACTGGACACCTACAGGGTGCTCGCAGATTACACCAAGACGTCCAAGCATGAGATCAACCTGCACACCGGAGACCTGGTGGACATCGTGGAGAAAAATCAGAATGGTGAGAAGAGAACCACATTGAAAGGCTCAGCTTCCCCGGGACGCTTTTAGACTTTTAGTTATTTCAAACTAAAAACCGTATTTCAGTTCAGGACCTTTTTGTTCAGGGATCAAACGTCCAAATGAACCGTTTCTTTTCACTCAggatatttctgtattttgtgtggttttatttgtgCTCTTCTTCCTGGCTTGAAGAGAAAAAGCGAAGCGCCTGTTGGTTAACAGGATGTCACACACTTCCAGTTTAGGCTTTAGCAACACCAGAGCGTGATGGCAGCCAGTGCTGTTTGATCTCAGTCAGTCAAATCTGATCAGCTTTCAGTGTCAACGTCCTAATAAATAATCTCACTCTGTGACGTCTGAGTAAAGATACTCGACAAATGTGAGCACGCTTTGAGCTGCTGTGGTCCTGATCTTTTGTGTTCAGGTTGGTGGTTCTGCCAGTGCGAGTCCAAACGAGGCTGGGTTCCCGCCTCCTACCTGGAACCTCTGGACGGCCCGGAGGAGGCCGAGGACGCCGAACCAGACTATGAAGGTGAGCTGTTCGTGCTGTCCTCTGGATTAGAAGCCTGCTGAGGCTTCCCCAGTGGCTCGGTAACCGTGTTGTGTGTCCCTGCAGGTGAGCTGCACGTCACCATCAAAGCCTACAAGGCAGAGCAGGAGGACGAGATCTCTCTGGAGCTCGGTGAAACCATCGAGGTCATTCACAAGCTGCTGGACGGCTGGTGGGTCGTCAGGTAtgagtctcacacacagcaaGGCGTTGGACTGGAGGCCTGGCCCGGTCATCTGTACAGCCACAACttgtaaaatgttgttttgttcaggAAAGAAGGTGAGACTGGCTTTTTCCCCTCCATGTTCCTGCACAAGGCTGGCAAGAAGGAGCAACATGAAGCAAAGAGGGCGAACGTGCAGGGACAGAAGCCCCCACCTCGCAGGTACGCCAGAGACTGAGTGACTCTGTGACACCAGTTTGTGATTTCATGCACTCATCTGTTCTTAAAAATCAGTGCTCCACATTGATAAGATGATGACATCCATCACCTCGGTGAAACTTTGTGTGTCCTTCTTCGCTCTCAGGTCTACTATCCGAAATGCCAAGAGCATTCACAACAAGTCTCGGCAGCGGCTCAGCCAGG
Encoded here:
- the ncf1 gene encoding neutrophil cytosol factor 1 yields the protein MEDTYVRHVELLGFEKRLFPSQHYVYMLMVKWSDLSEKLIYRTYPEIHTFHKSLKEMFPIEAGQIEKKDRIIPSLPAPRWLDSQKSTETRQSTLAEYCHSLVNLPPHISRCKHLASFFKVRPEDENPPAPNTLKRNETFVVSRELARGNASEISGPIILDTYRVLADYTKTSKHEINLHTGDLVDIVEKNQNGWWFCQCESKRGWVPASYLEPLDGPEEAEDAEPDYEGELHVTIKAYKAEQEDEISLELGETIEVIHKLLDGWWVVRKEGETGFFPSMFLHKAGKKEQHEAKRANVQGQKPPPRRSTIRNAKSIHNKSRQRLSQEAYRRNSRRYLQQKGDKGGRLAEPHRTSKNTAKSPLRERKNQDNIPEQSGSSSESELKKEAPVIPPRPSPELILERCSDNTRKKVSIHKSRPSSDS